The genomic DNA CCCCTCAATAACCTGTCGGTCATTAACAATTTGATAGGCATCAGAGGCTCGGATCTCTCCGCTTTCCACGGCCTTGGCGATCTCCACATCCATGATCTGCATTCCTTCCTTCTTACCGATGAGCATGGAGTTTTCAATTTGGAATGTCTTATTTTCACGGATCAAGTTGGCTACCGCATCGTTGTTGACGAGAATATCCTGGAAGCATTTGAGCTTGGTGCGATCCATCGTCAGCACCAACTTCTGGGAGACCACCAATCGCAAGGTCTCGGCCAATACCGTGCGGATCTCCGACTGTTCACCAGAAGGAAATGAATTGATAATTCGGTCAATGGTTTTAGAAGCTGAGTTGGTGTGCAATGTTGACAGAACCAAGTGGCCCGTTTCGGCAGCATGAATGGCCGCCATCATGGTCTCCTGATCTCGCATCTCACCCACCAGAATAACATCGGGGTCTTCCCGCATGGCCGCTCGCAATGCCCAGGCAAAGGTGGTGAAATCATGGCCCAGTGAGCGTTGATTGATCAGACACTTTCTTGAATTGTGAATAAACTCAATCGGGTCCTCAATCGTAACGATGTGACCCTTCTGATGCTCATTGATGTAGTCAATCATTGCTGCCAGCGTTGTTGACTTTCCGGAGCCCGTTGGACCGGTGAGTAGGATCAAGCCATTGTAGAAGGTACAAGCCCGCTTGAGAATTGGCGGCATCTTAAGTTCATCCAGAGTCGGAGGCTTTAGAGGCAGAAGTCGCAGAACAAAGGCCAACCCGTGGCGCTGG from Pseudobdellovibrionaceae bacterium includes the following:
- a CDS encoding type IV pilus twitching motility protein PilT; the encoded protein is MENTGSNPASKGGRLLISLLKCLVRNKGSDLHVSANNPPMIRIRGEMEKIDIPVFKPEEVKNLIFPVLNDKQRIELEQHKSVDFSFQSPGVGVFRAHLFYQRHGLAFVLRLLPLKPPTLDELKMPPILKRACTFYNGLILLTGPTGSGKSTTLAAMIDYINEHQKGHIVTIEDPIEFIHNSRKCLINQRSLGHDFTTFAWALRAAMREDPDVILVGEMRDQETMMAAIHAAETGHLVLSTLHTNSASKTIDRIINSFPSGEQSEIRTVLAETLRLVVSQKLVLTMDRTKLKCFQDILVNNDAVANLIRENKTFQIENSMLIGKKEGMQIMDVEIAKAVESGEIRASDAYQIVNDRQVIEGAGGAPLDVDEGIKDFVIDIKERLLKDKIRQRQEETGQSGEDEKEEKSKKVDLSETDMDEEGSRIMKAATNVKKSGSGGGG